The Virgibacillus dokdonensis genome includes a window with the following:
- the gltB gene encoding glutamate synthase large subunit: protein MTKKDYPKVQGLYHPDFEHEACGIGMIANINGKKTHNIVQNAINLLCNMEHRGGQSADTSTGDGAGILTQIPDRFFQKQCAKEGIKLPAQGEYGVGMLFLPKDHEVRLQTKAMFEQIIREEGQHFLGWRPVPTNESFIGKLAMKKKPTIRQIFIQKATDIQDQQAFERKLYVIRKRMEQAASLPPELEDVYICSLSTTTIVYKGMLIPEQLDAFYIDLNHPDFKSALALVHSRFSTNTFPSWKRSHPNRYTIHNGEFNTLRGNVNWMRAREKLCSSPYFSEVDMQKMLPVIDYDGSDSSIFDNTFEFLHLSGRSLAHTAMMMIPESWANDTTMRAERRDFYDYHSSLMEPWDGPAALVFSDGRQIGACLDRNGLRPARYYVTKDGMIVLGSEVGALDIFADDILYKRRLEPGRMLLVDLEKGIIVPDDDIKLQVATEQPYKAWLQNKVALEDIPDIQAQSVRQEENVFVQQQAFGYTREDLQKIMKPLVKDGKDPIGSMGYDSPLAVLSKKPQLLYNYFKQLFAQVTNPPIDAIREKLITMKETSIGAEGNLVRPTADSCRQIRLQTPILMCKELDKIRYQQLEGLKATTLSIHFRVHATENKLETALQHLFAEADQAVENGAVLIILSDRGIDQQKAAIPALLAVSGLHHHFIRKGMRTKISLLVETGEAREVHHFATLLGYGAEAITPYLAHQTIEAMVASEEITTFSAVKAIQTYNQSVTNGIIKVLSKMGISTIQSYCGAQIFEAIGINKDVIDNYFTHTASRLGGIGLDIIEQETRMRHERAFNPTRGGNSTLESGDEYQYRKDGEDHQYNPQTIHTLQHACRTGNYELFQEYSKLLTDERKNLQSLRGLLTFKKRKSIPIEEVESVASICARFKTGAMSFGSISKEAHETLAIAMNRIGGRSNSGEGGESPDRFTRDANGDLRRSAIKQVASGRFGVNSHYLVHADEIQIKVAQGAKPGEGGQLPANKVYPWVAEVRGSTPGVELISPPPHHDIYSIEDLAELIYNLKNANPKARISVKLVAAVGVGTIAAGVAKGRADLVLISGYDGGTGAAPRTSMKHTGLPWEIGLAETHQTLLLNGLRDRIVVETDGKMMTGRDVVIASLLGAEEYGFSTAPLVALGCVMMRVCHLDTCPVGIATQNPELRKKFTGDPDHVVNFMTFIAQEAREMMASLGFRTINEMIGRTDVLEVNESIAHWKAKGIDLSALLYQPDVPDSVGRYATMDQQHGIEKTLDFQELIPNCREALEHKQPVEFTTAIRNINRVTGTLLGSEVTQRYGEEGLPEDTIKLNFCGSAGQSFGAFIPPGMTLRLIGDANDFVGKGLSGGKLIVHPDPIVTFAPEKNTIIGNVAFYGASRGEAFIRGIAGERFAVRNSGATLVVEGVGDHGCEYMTGGTVVVLGKTGRNFAAGMSGGTAYVLDEEGTFRSHINGELVAIQSLTDEREIGQLAQLIKQHVTATNSSHAERILNYWDKYVHQFVKVVPIAYVQMQEKIQALKDQGYSKFDAEMAAFQASKQGEKVKKPVGVLH from the coding sequence ATGACAAAAAAGGATTACCCGAAAGTGCAAGGATTGTATCATCCTGACTTTGAACATGAAGCCTGTGGCATTGGGATGATTGCCAATATTAACGGAAAGAAAACACATAATATTGTGCAAAATGCCATCAATCTATTGTGTAATATGGAACACAGAGGCGGCCAATCTGCCGATACGAGTACTGGTGATGGAGCAGGAATTTTAACACAAATACCAGATCGCTTCTTTCAAAAGCAATGTGCCAAAGAAGGGATAAAACTCCCTGCTCAAGGGGAGTACGGTGTAGGAATGCTCTTTCTTCCTAAGGATCATGAAGTTCGTTTGCAAACAAAAGCAATGTTTGAACAGATTATACGTGAAGAAGGTCAGCATTTTCTTGGCTGGAGACCTGTACCGACGAATGAATCATTTATAGGCAAATTGGCAATGAAGAAAAAGCCGACAATACGGCAAATCTTCATTCAAAAAGCAACAGATATACAAGATCAACAAGCTTTTGAACGTAAATTATATGTGATTCGTAAACGAATGGAACAAGCCGCATCACTCCCCCCAGAGCTTGAAGATGTGTATATTTGTAGTCTCTCAACAACGACCATTGTTTATAAGGGGATGCTTATCCCCGAACAGTTAGATGCGTTTTATATTGATTTAAACCACCCAGATTTTAAATCAGCACTTGCTTTAGTGCATTCCAGATTTAGTACGAATACTTTTCCAAGCTGGAAAAGATCCCACCCAAATCGATACACGATTCATAATGGCGAATTTAATACATTACGTGGCAATGTCAATTGGATGCGAGCACGAGAAAAATTATGTTCTTCTCCTTATTTTTCCGAAGTAGATATGCAAAAGATGCTTCCCGTTATTGATTATGATGGCAGTGATTCATCTATATTCGATAATACGTTTGAATTTTTGCATTTATCAGGAAGGTCTTTAGCACATACTGCCATGATGATGATACCTGAATCATGGGCAAATGATACGACGATGCGTGCGGAACGGCGCGACTTTTATGATTACCACAGTTCATTAATGGAGCCTTGGGATGGGCCAGCAGCACTTGTTTTTTCCGATGGTAGACAAATAGGAGCTTGTTTAGATCGTAATGGTTTGCGCCCTGCTCGGTATTATGTTACGAAAGACGGCATGATTGTGCTTGGGTCTGAGGTAGGCGCATTAGATATTTTTGCCGATGATATTCTTTATAAACGGCGACTGGAGCCAGGTCGTATGTTATTAGTGGATTTGGAGAAAGGGATTATTGTCCCAGATGATGATATTAAGTTACAAGTTGCTACGGAACAGCCTTATAAAGCATGGTTACAAAATAAAGTGGCACTCGAAGATATCCCAGATATACAAGCGCAATCGGTAAGACAAGAAGAAAATGTGTTTGTTCAGCAACAAGCCTTTGGTTATACAAGAGAGGATCTACAAAAAATAATGAAACCCTTGGTGAAGGATGGGAAAGATCCAATTGGTTCCATGGGATATGATTCGCCACTAGCCGTATTATCGAAAAAACCTCAATTATTATACAACTATTTTAAACAACTTTTTGCCCAAGTGACCAATCCACCAATCGACGCTATTCGAGAGAAATTAATTACTATGAAAGAAACGAGTATTGGAGCAGAAGGGAATCTAGTGCGACCAACAGCAGATAGCTGTCGGCAAATACGATTACAAACCCCTATTCTAATGTGTAAGGAATTAGATAAAATACGTTATCAACAGTTAGAAGGGTTAAAGGCAACCACGTTGTCTATTCATTTTCGTGTGCATGCAACAGAAAATAAATTAGAAACAGCATTGCAGCATCTGTTTGCAGAAGCTGACCAAGCTGTAGAGAACGGAGCGGTACTGATAATTTTGTCAGATCGTGGCATCGATCAGCAGAAGGCAGCCATTCCTGCTCTATTAGCTGTGTCAGGATTGCATCATCATTTTATTCGCAAAGGGATGCGAACAAAGATTAGCTTATTGGTTGAAACAGGGGAAGCGCGTGAAGTTCATCATTTTGCTACATTGCTTGGTTATGGTGCTGAAGCAATTACGCCTTATTTAGCCCACCAAACGATAGAAGCAATGGTTGCATCGGAGGAAATTACTACATTTTCAGCGGTGAAGGCAATTCAAACATATAACCAATCTGTGACAAATGGAATTATTAAAGTGCTGTCGAAAATGGGGATTTCAACGATTCAAAGTTACTGTGGGGCGCAAATTTTTGAAGCAATAGGCATAAATAAAGACGTTATTGACAACTATTTTACACATACAGCTTCTAGATTGGGTGGAATTGGGTTAGATATAATCGAACAAGAAACGCGTATGCGACATGAGCGAGCATTTAATCCGACGCGTGGGGGAAATAGCACTCTGGAATCAGGGGATGAATATCAATACCGCAAAGATGGGGAGGACCATCAATACAATCCTCAAACGATTCATACTTTGCAGCATGCTTGTCGTACTGGAAATTATGAATTGTTTCAGGAGTATTCAAAGCTATTGACTGACGAAAGAAAGAATTTGCAGTCGTTACGTGGGTTGTTAACCTTTAAGAAACGCAAGTCAATCCCAATAGAAGAAGTAGAATCTGTTGCCTCTATATGTGCGAGATTTAAGACAGGCGCTATGTCATTTGGTTCGATTAGTAAAGAAGCGCATGAAACGTTAGCAATTGCTATGAACCGGATAGGAGGGCGGAGTAATAGTGGAGAAGGTGGCGAATCGCCTGATCGCTTTACCCGTGATGCCAACGGTGACTTACGACGCAGTGCAATTAAACAAGTTGCTTCAGGAAGGTTTGGTGTTAACAGTCATTATCTTGTCCATGCAGATGAAATCCAAATTAAGGTTGCACAAGGAGCAAAGCCTGGAGAAGGAGGACAGCTACCAGCCAATAAGGTGTATCCATGGGTGGCAGAAGTTCGCGGATCTACTCCAGGGGTTGAACTTATTTCCCCGCCTCCACATCACGACATTTATTCCATCGAAGATTTGGCGGAGCTTATTTACAATTTAAAAAATGCAAATCCAAAGGCCCGTATTAGCGTGAAACTTGTTGCCGCGGTGGGGGTTGGAACAATTGCTGCTGGCGTCGCTAAAGGGCGTGCTGACCTTGTATTAATTAGTGGTTATGATGGTGGTACAGGTGCTGCTCCAAGAACGAGTATGAAGCACACTGGACTACCATGGGAAATTGGTTTAGCAGAGACGCATCAAACATTATTATTAAACGGACTAAGAGACCGAATTGTTGTCGAAACAGATGGAAAGATGATGACAGGACGAGACGTTGTCATCGCTAGTCTGTTAGGGGCAGAAGAATATGGGTTTTCCACAGCACCTTTAGTGGCGCTTGGTTGTGTAATGATGCGGGTCTGTCACTTAGATACTTGTCCAGTGGGTATAGCAACCCAAAATCCAGAGTTACGGAAGAAATTTACGGGAGACCCTGATCACGTCGTCAATTTTATGACATTTATTGCCCAGGAAGCACGTGAAATGATGGCATCTTTAGGCTTTCGAACCATTAATGAAATGATTGGTAGAACGGATGTTTTAGAAGTCAACGAAAGTATTGCGCATTGGAAGGCAAAAGGGATTGATTTATCAGCGCTTCTTTATCAGCCAGATGTACCGGACTCCGTAGGGCGCTATGCAACGATGGACCAACAGCATGGCATTGAAAAAACATTGGATTTCCAGGAGTTAATTCCAAATTGTCGCGAGGCTTTGGAACACAAGCAGCCTGTCGAATTTACAACAGCCATTCGGAATATAAACAGAGTGACGGGTACATTATTAGGAAGTGAAGTGACGCAGCGTTACGGAGAAGAAGGTTTGCCGGAAGATACCATTAAACTGAATTTTTGCGGATCTGCTGGACAAAGCTTTGGTGCTTTTATTCCACCAGGTATGACTTTGCGGTTAATTGGAGATGCCAATGATTTTGTTGGAAAAGGGTTATCTGGCGGTAAACTAATTGTGCATCCTGACCCAATTGTTACCTTTGCTCCCGAAAAGAACACGATTATTGGAAACGTAGCATTTTACGGCGCATCTCGTGGAGAAGCTTTTATTCGTGGTATTGCTGGTGAACGGTTTGCCGTTAGAAATAGCGGTGCTACTTTAGTTGTTGAAGGTGTCGGTGATCATGGTTGTGAATATATGACTGGTGGAACCGTGGTCGTTCTTGGTAAGACAGGACGAAATTTTGCAGCTGGTATGTCTGGTGGAACGGCTTATGTACTAGATGAAGAAGGAACATTTCGTTCTCATATAAATGGTGAGTTAGTTGCCATACAATCGTTAACGGACGAGCGAGAGATTGGTCAGCTCGCGCAATTAATAAAACAGCATGTCACAGCAACGAATAGTAGTCATGCGGAGCGTATTTTAAACTATTGGGATAAATATGTACATCAATTTGTGAAAGTTGTTCCTATTGCTTATGTGCAAATGCAAGAAAAAATTCAAGCTTTAAAAGATCAAGGATATAGCAAATTTGATGCAGAAATGGCTGCGTTTCAAGCAAGTAAGCAAGGAGAGAAAGTGAAAAAACCAGTAGGTGTGCTGCATTAG